From a region of the Streptomyces sp. B21-083 genome:
- a CDS encoding MFS transporter, with translation MTSPARTRDRFGVLSVPGFARLLLCSTADAWAVFLLPVAVTLVLLRGGHGATGLGLVLAAKTFGYLLATVPAGIVADLYPRPRIMAYACLARLLPTGLLLFLADGPLWLVGACVFVVGAGEGTLRPTQMAMLGDLVPEDRRQAAIALTTITFRIALILSPGLATALTLGPGPETVFALSMALWLYAAFAVRGLSSGETPADRHEGPEPVSSKLLGGVRAARGQPWFVAGLAALTLVLGVSDATQMVLLPVISQDRFGTESVYAVSLSTFALGALAGGLLMLRWRPPGPGLSAVLGIALIGAIPYTLAFAANPWPVYAAHFVAGVGMEVFNVAWFAAIQREFAPEVRARVSSLDFLVSFAISPLSLALVPAAVDGAGARPVLIVMGTLVMIGCFGALAVPGTARFRTGRMSNSQREERS, from the coding sequence ATGACGTCCCCAGCACGCACCCGGGACCGGTTCGGTGTCCTGTCGGTTCCCGGCTTCGCACGGCTGCTGCTGTGCAGCACGGCAGACGCCTGGGCGGTCTTCCTGCTGCCGGTGGCGGTGACGCTGGTGCTGCTGCGCGGCGGTCACGGCGCCACCGGTCTGGGGCTCGTCCTCGCGGCCAAGACCTTCGGCTATCTGCTGGCGACCGTTCCGGCGGGGATCGTGGCGGACCTGTACCCCCGGCCGAGGATTATGGCGTACGCCTGTCTGGCCCGGCTGCTGCCGACCGGTCTGCTGCTGTTCCTCGCGGACGGTCCGCTGTGGCTGGTCGGAGCCTGTGTGTTCGTGGTCGGCGCGGGGGAAGGGACGCTGCGGCCGACGCAGATGGCGATGCTCGGGGACCTGGTCCCGGAGGACCGGCGGCAGGCCGCGATCGCGCTGACCACCATCACCTTCCGGATCGCCCTGATCCTCTCCCCCGGTCTGGCGACAGCACTGACGCTGGGGCCGGGCCCGGAGACGGTGTTCGCGCTGTCGATGGCGCTGTGGCTGTACGCGGCGTTCGCGGTACGGGGGCTGTCCTCGGGGGAGACGCCCGCCGACCGTCACGAGGGCCCGGAACCCGTGTCGTCGAAACTCCTCGGCGGGGTGCGCGCGGCGCGCGGACAGCCGTGGTTCGTCGCTGGGCTCGCGGCACTCACCCTGGTCCTCGGCGTCTCGGACGCCACCCAGATGGTACTGCTGCCGGTGATCAGCCAGGACCGGTTCGGCACCGAGTCCGTGTACGCGGTGTCGTTGAGCACGTTCGCGCTGGGCGCGCTGGCCGGGGGTCTGCTCATGCTGCGCTGGCGGCCGCCCGGTCCCGGTCTGTCCGCCGTTCTCGGAATCGCCCTCATCGGCGCGATCCCCTACACGCTCGCGTTCGCGGCAAACCCGTGGCCGGTGTATGCCGCGCACTTCGTGGCCGGGGTGGGGATGGAGGTCTTCAACGTGGCCTGGTTCGCCGCGATCCAGCGGGAGTTCGCCCCGGAGGTCCGGGCCCGCGTCTCCTCGCTGGACTTCCTGGTCTCCTTCGCGATCAGCCCGCTGAGCCTGGCGCTGGTCCCGGCGGCGGTGGACGGCGCCGGCGCGCGGCCCGTGCTGATCGTGATGGGGACCCTCGTGATGATCGGTTGCTTCGGCGCGCTGGCGGTCCCGGGGACGGCCCGGTTCCGCACGGGGCGTATGTCGAACTCGCAGCGAGAGGAACGTAGTTGA
- a CDS encoding amino acid adenylation domain-containing protein, producing MFTRVDSLDGVVTEAAAAGPDRVALSDTVRTLTYGQLRARSATVAVRLAEQGVRKGDLVGLAVDRSVDTVVGMLAILRCGAAYVPIDPTYPLGRQKLMVQDSGIEHAVGSAGALAGAGGLNTVRTHELDGEEDETAEEIIAPASPAPSDPAYVIYTSGSTGRPKGCVVTHGNVLSLLHHTLPLFTVDADDRWSVFHSFSFDFSVWELWGALATGARAVIVPQKATRLPAELVRTLVEEKVTVLSQVPSVFRTFTSLERYPADRLRYVVFGGESVDLPSVGRFWSRCEGTRPKVINMYGITETTVHATFRPLTEQDVATGTGSPIGRPLPHLTVELRAEEHPHLPVPDGETGEIWLSGPGVTTGYLNRPDLTAQRFVSDAASGIRRRYYRSGDLARRLPNGELDYLGRNDHQIKLRGFRIELPEIEAALRTQPQVRDAAVCVVTGRRDTQWLVACVVLPTTETEKDRTALLARALTNHLPKHMLPDRYLLLPALPLTPSGKLDRQTLTRSASEAVTRGHTTPAPR from the coding sequence ATGTTCACCCGGGTGGATTCGCTCGACGGGGTCGTCACCGAGGCGGCAGCCGCCGGCCCGGACAGGGTCGCGCTGTCCGACACGGTCAGGACCCTGACCTACGGACAGCTCCGCGCCAGATCGGCGACGGTGGCTGTACGGCTGGCCGAACAGGGGGTGCGGAAAGGGGACTTGGTCGGCCTGGCGGTCGACCGCTCGGTGGACACCGTCGTGGGAATGCTGGCGATCCTCCGCTGCGGCGCGGCGTACGTCCCGATCGACCCGACGTATCCGCTCGGGCGGCAGAAACTCATGGTCCAGGACTCCGGCATCGAGCACGCCGTCGGCTCGGCGGGGGCGCTTGCGGGCGCCGGGGGCCTGAACACCGTACGCACACATGAGCTGGACGGAGAGGAGGACGAGACCGCCGAGGAGATCATTGCACCAGCGAGTCCGGCCCCCTCCGATCCGGCCTACGTGATCTACACGTCAGGCTCGACGGGCCGGCCCAAGGGATGCGTGGTGACGCACGGAAACGTACTGAGCCTGCTGCACCACACCTTGCCGCTGTTCACGGTCGACGCCGACGACCGCTGGTCGGTCTTCCACTCCTTCAGCTTCGACTTCTCGGTGTGGGAACTCTGGGGAGCGCTCGCGACGGGAGCGAGGGCGGTGATCGTGCCGCAGAAGGCGACTCGACTCCCGGCGGAACTGGTCCGGACCCTGGTCGAGGAGAAGGTGACGGTCCTGAGCCAAGTCCCGTCGGTCTTCCGCACATTCACCAGCCTGGAACGCTACCCGGCGGACCGGCTCAGGTATGTGGTCTTCGGCGGCGAGAGCGTGGACCTGCCGAGCGTCGGCAGATTCTGGTCGCGGTGTGAGGGCACCCGCCCGAAGGTGATCAACATGTACGGCATCACGGAGACGACGGTGCACGCGACGTTCCGCCCGCTCACGGAACAGGACGTGGCGACCGGAACCGGCTCCCCCATCGGCAGGCCGCTCCCGCACCTCACCGTCGAACTCCGCGCCGAGGAACATCCACACCTGCCGGTGCCGGACGGCGAGACCGGCGAGATATGGCTCTCCGGACCGGGAGTGACCACGGGCTACCTGAATCGCCCGGACCTCACAGCCCAACGCTTCGTATCAGACGCCGCATCGGGCATCCGCAGGCGCTACTACCGCTCAGGAGACCTGGCCCGCCGACTCCCGAACGGTGAACTCGACTACCTGGGCCGCAACGACCACCAGATAAAACTGCGCGGCTTCCGCATAGAACTACCCGAGATCGAAGCGGCCCTGCGTACTCAGCCCCAGGTACGGGACGCAGCGGTGTGCGTGGTGACGGGAAGAAGGGACACGCAGTGGCTTGTCGCCTGCGTGGTACTCCCCACCACGGAGACGGAAAAAGACCGGACAGCCCTGCTGGCCCGCGCCCTGACAAACCACCTGCCGAAGCACATGCTCCCCGACCGCTACCTCCTCCTCCCCGCCCTCCCCCTGACACCCTCGGGCAAACTGGACCGCCAGACCCTGACGAGATCAGCCTCGGAGGCAGTGACCCGGGGCCACACGACCCCGGCCCCACGCTGA
- a CDS encoding thioredoxin family protein, producing the protein MAKRVHQPREDAEFDFILKMSGVPVLAYFTGTWPKAIEPCRVMDLVVGGIADDYAGRLTAVRTDITRCPAATERYGITGAPSYVLLKEGETVAHGTGPMTIAEVREFLDGHL; encoded by the coding sequence ATGGCGAAGCGGGTTCACCAACCGCGTGAGGACGCGGAGTTCGATTTCATCCTCAAGATGAGCGGAGTTCCGGTCCTCGCGTACTTCACCGGGACATGGCCCAAGGCAATCGAGCCCTGCCGGGTGATGGACCTCGTGGTGGGTGGCATCGCCGACGACTACGCGGGCCGCCTGACGGCCGTCCGTACCGACATCACGCGTTGTCCGGCCGCAACCGAGCGATACGGGATCACCGGAGCACCGTCCTACGTCCTGCTGAAGGAGGGAGAGACGGTGGCGCACGGCACGGGGCCCATGACCATCGCCGAGGTACGGGAGTTCCTGGACGGCCACCTCTGA
- a CDS encoding dihydrofolate reductase family protein, producing the protein MRKIIVCTFLTLDGVMQAPGGPDEDAESGFEYGGWQKPVSDDEVGAAISGWYEPSDAMLLGRKTYEIFASYWPTADPDNPFTQRMNTMHKYVASRTVTSVEWQNSTLLEGDIADAVRTLKASDGGNINVVGSGDLAQTLMRHDLVDEYRLTIHPVIIGTGKRLFADGAIPTALEPVSVSTTKGGTVVAVYRPNGKPSHDSY; encoded by the coding sequence ATGCGCAAGATCATCGTTTGTACGTTTCTGACGCTGGACGGCGTCATGCAGGCACCGGGAGGTCCGGACGAGGACGCTGAGAGCGGCTTCGAGTACGGCGGCTGGCAGAAACCGGTGTCGGACGACGAGGTCGGCGCGGCCATCTCCGGTTGGTACGAGCCTTCCGACGCGATGCTGCTCGGCCGCAAGACGTACGAGATCTTCGCGTCGTACTGGCCGACCGCCGATCCCGACAACCCGTTCACCCAGCGGATGAACACCATGCACAAGTACGTGGCGTCTCGAACCGTGACATCCGTCGAGTGGCAGAACTCCACGCTGCTGGAAGGCGACATCGCCGACGCCGTACGCACGCTGAAAGCGTCCGACGGCGGCAACATCAACGTCGTCGGCAGCGGCGACCTCGCCCAGACCCTCATGCGGCACGACCTCGTCGACGAGTACCGGCTGACCATCCATCCGGTGATCATCGGCACCGGCAAACGACTGTTCGCCGACGGAGCGATCCCCACCGCGCTGGAGCCGGTCAGCGTCTCGACGACGAAGGGGGGCACCGTCGTCGCCGTCTACCGGCCGAACGGCAAGCCCAGCCACGACAGCTACTAG
- a CDS encoding class I SAM-dependent methyltransferase produces the protein MTRQRDRWAELTGGQAGEEYAERFAQLAASGHDIHGEAAFCTALLKPPARVLDAGCGTGRVAIRLAELGYNCTGVDVDPSMLAVARRDAPTQEWLHSDLSHLDTVGLNPGFDLVLAAGNVIPLLASGTEPTVVRQLAAVLRPGGLLVTGMGLDAAHLPLPDPTVTLPDFDHWCTQAGLALRHRYATWGGDPYQQGGGYAVSVHARPTA, from the coding sequence ATGACCAGGCAACGCGATCGGTGGGCCGAACTGACAGGCGGACAAGCCGGGGAAGAGTATGCCGAGCGTTTCGCGCAACTCGCCGCATCGGGCCACGACATCCATGGTGAGGCCGCCTTCTGCACCGCACTGCTGAAGCCCCCCGCCCGGGTACTCGACGCCGGCTGCGGCACCGGCCGGGTCGCGATCCGGCTTGCCGAACTGGGCTACAACTGCACCGGCGTCGACGTCGACCCCTCCATGCTCGCCGTCGCCCGCCGCGACGCCCCGACACAGGAATGGCTCCACAGCGACCTGTCCCATCTGGACACCGTCGGTCTGAATCCGGGCTTCGACCTGGTGCTCGCCGCCGGAAACGTCATCCCCCTGCTGGCCTCCGGCACCGAACCAACCGTCGTCCGACAACTGGCTGCCGTACTGCGCCCCGGTGGACTGCTGGTCACCGGCATGGGGCTGGACGCGGCACACCTGCCTCTGCCGGACCCGACAGTCACCCTGCCGGACTTCGATCACTGGTGCACCCAGGCCGGTCTGGCCCTGCGTCACCGATACGCCACCTGGGGCGGCGATCCCTATCAACAAGGTGGCGGCTACGCGGTCAGCGTGCATGCTCGTCCCACCGCCTGA
- a CDS encoding L,D-transpeptidase: MLSKRRTGLVATTGALGGLLALTALGGVSNAAVGGNATGDVPASQARVLQPGAQVASDARIELTPGEGAYSVGINDPIGVTVSDGKLTQVTMTATATGAEIPGTLSADGASWKPNDPLERATRYQIAAEAEDAKGRSVTDSATITTVSPANDFIGHLSPEDGSTVGVGMPVTVDFGQAISDKATVRSEIQVSSSSGQQVVGHWLNDHRLDFRPENYWKPGSTVTVTLDRQGVQKTVTFMIGRSQISTVDARTKQLTVARDGKTIRTIPISSGGPEHPTHNGRMVISEKFGHTHMNGATVGLREKNGKPSYDIRAVPHAMRLTDSGTFIHGNYWAADSVFGKVNTSHGCIGLKDVRGGGDGGRPAAWFFAHSMIGDVVVVKNSEDKTTLSPDNGLSDWNMPWSEWVAGDPTGLSRG, encoded by the coding sequence ATGCTGAGCAAACGACGCACCGGGCTGGTGGCCACGACCGGCGCACTTGGCGGCCTACTCGCGCTCACGGCCCTCGGTGGCGTGAGCAACGCTGCCGTCGGCGGCAACGCCACCGGGGATGTCCCGGCGTCGCAGGCGCGGGTACTACAGCCGGGCGCCCAGGTAGCCTCCGACGCCCGAATAGAGCTGACGCCCGGGGAAGGCGCGTACAGCGTCGGGATCAACGACCCAATCGGCGTCACCGTCAGCGACGGAAAGCTCACCCAGGTGACCATGACCGCCACCGCGACCGGCGCCGAGATACCGGGCACGCTGTCCGCGGACGGCGCCTCCTGGAAGCCGAACGACCCGCTGGAGCGTGCCACCAGGTATCAGATCGCCGCAGAGGCCGAGGACGCCAAGGGCCGTTCCGTCACCGACAGCGCCACGATCACCACGGTCTCCCCGGCCAACGACTTCATCGGTCACCTCTCCCCCGAGGACGGCTCGACCGTCGGCGTCGGCATGCCGGTGACAGTCGACTTCGGCCAGGCGATCAGCGACAAGGCCACCGTACGGTCGGAGATCCAGGTCAGCTCCAGCAGCGGCCAGCAGGTCGTCGGCCACTGGCTCAACGACCACCGTCTGGACTTCCGCCCCGAGAACTACTGGAAGCCCGGCTCCACCGTCACCGTCACCCTCGACCGCCAGGGCGTCCAGAAGACTGTCACGTTCATGATCGGCCGGAGCCAGATCAGCACCGTGGACGCAAGGACGAAGCAGTTGACCGTCGCACGGGACGGCAAGACGATCCGAACCATCCCGATCTCGTCAGGCGGTCCCGAGCACCCGACGCACAACGGTCGGATGGTGATCTCAGAGAAGTTCGGGCACACCCATATGAACGGTGCGACCGTCGGCCTCAGGGAGAAGAACGGCAAGCCCTCGTACGACATCAGGGCCGTACCGCACGCCATGCGCCTGACCGACTCGGGCACGTTCATCCACGGCAACTACTGGGCCGCCGACTCGGTCTTCGGCAAGGTCAACACCAGCCACGGCTGCATAGGCCTGAAGGATGTCAGGGGCGGCGGCGACGGCGGACGACCCGCCGCGTGGTTCTTCGCCCACTCGATGATCGGCGACGTCGTGGTCGTCAAGAACTCCGAGGACAAGACCACGTTGTCCCCGGACAACGGCCTCAGCGACTGGAACATGCCGTGGAGCGAGTGGGTCGCCGGCGACCCGACAGGCCTTTCCCGGGGCTAG
- a CDS encoding copper-binding protein: MTIPRIRNRVFLGVAAGGLTALLAACGSSGNSSTGATTAPTPAKAGTSATQVTAVLTDFHIKLSTQNYRPGRYTFTAENMGHHQHALELVGPGGTNRGKTLDPGQSAALTLTLKSGTYQVFCPIDGHRDLGMNTKIAVGGTPAPSGSSSTTSPGNGY, from the coding sequence ATGACCATTCCGCGTATCCGCAACCGCGTATTCCTAGGCGTGGCCGCCGGCGGTCTGACCGCCCTGCTCGCCGCCTGTGGAAGCAGCGGCAACAGCAGCACCGGCGCCACCACGGCCCCCACCCCGGCGAAGGCCGGTACCTCGGCGACCCAGGTCACCGCGGTGCTCACCGACTTCCACATCAAGCTGTCGACGCAGAACTACCGGCCCGGCCGCTACACCTTCACCGCGGAGAACATGGGCCACCACCAACACGCCCTGGAGCTCGTGGGGCCCGGTGGCACGAACCGCGGCAAGACGCTGGATCCCGGGCAGTCCGCGGCCCTCACGCTGACGCTGAAGTCCGGCACGTACCAGGTCTTCTGCCCGATCGACGGCCACAGGGACCTCGGCATGAACACGAAGATCGCAGTCGGCGGAACCCCGGCACCGTCCGGCAGCAGCAGCACCACGTCTCCGGGCAACGGGTATTGA
- a CDS encoding RNA polymerase sigma factor, translating to MWRMSLSPGRVPDEALLTGLATGDPELVVAFVRRFQGVVFGVAVAVLGDPQLAEDVAQQTFERAWRHAQVYDPRRGSVRTWLTAIAHNLAIDTARARRASPVAPEDLDALLGMVTETPERRALADDSAQRVRRAVAELPREQARALVMAGIYGMTAREVAEAEHVPLGTAKTRIRTGTLKVRALLEPEGKR from the coding sequence ATGTGGCGCATGAGCTTGTCCCCCGGGCGGGTGCCGGACGAGGCACTGCTCACCGGTCTGGCGACGGGCGATCCCGAGCTCGTCGTCGCGTTCGTGCGCCGTTTCCAGGGTGTCGTTTTCGGGGTGGCCGTCGCCGTGCTCGGCGACCCCCAGCTCGCCGAGGACGTCGCCCAGCAGACCTTCGAGCGGGCCTGGCGGCACGCACAGGTGTACGACCCCCGGCGCGGCTCGGTAAGGACCTGGCTGACGGCCATCGCGCACAACCTGGCCATCGACACGGCGCGGGCCCGGCGCGCGAGCCCGGTCGCCCCGGAGGACCTGGACGCGCTGCTCGGCATGGTGACCGAGACGCCCGAGCGGCGGGCCCTCGCCGACGACAGCGCGCAGCGGGTCCGGCGAGCGGTCGCGGAGCTGCCCCGGGAGCAGGCGCGGGCCCTGGTGATGGCCGGGATCTACGGCATGACGGCGCGGGAGGTCGCGGAGGCGGAGCACGTTCCGCTGGGCACGGCGAAGACTCGTATCCGCACCGGAACGCTCAAGGTACGGGCCCTGCTGGAGCCGGAGGGGAAGCGGTGA
- a CDS encoding COG4705 family protein produces MSTDHLTHNGPVGHLRHAASKVPEVTVYFWIIKVLTTGMGETASDWLAHLLGPIPAVGLGGVALALALAVQFAARRYVAWIYWTAIVMVSVFGTMAADVLHVGLGVPYTLSTPFFMAALAAVFALWYRSEGTLSIHSIHTRRREAFYWATVLATFALGTAAGDLTATLGLGYLGSAVLYAAAIAVPAVAHYRGRLNAVTAFWSAYVITRPLGASIADWMAVGHSRGGLDLGLGPVTLSWTVAILGFVGYLAVSRTDVRSTPTP; encoded by the coding sequence ATGTCGACTGATCACCTCACTCACAACGGGCCCGTGGGTCACCTGCGTCACGCGGCGAGCAAAGTGCCGGAGGTGACCGTCTACTTCTGGATCATCAAAGTCCTGACCACAGGAATGGGTGAGACGGCATCGGACTGGCTCGCCCACCTCCTCGGCCCGATCCCGGCGGTCGGTCTCGGCGGTGTGGCCCTGGCTCTCGCGCTGGCCGTGCAGTTCGCGGCCCGCCGGTACGTGGCCTGGATCTACTGGACGGCGATCGTCATGGTCAGCGTGTTCGGCACGATGGCCGCCGACGTCCTGCACGTCGGCCTCGGCGTGCCCTACACACTCTCGACCCCGTTCTTCATGGCCGCGCTGGCCGCCGTCTTCGCCCTCTGGTACCGCAGCGAAGGCACCCTGTCCATCCACAGCATCCACACCCGCCGCCGCGAGGCGTTCTACTGGGCCACCGTCCTGGCCACCTTCGCCCTCGGCACCGCCGCCGGCGATCTCACGGCCACGCTCGGACTCGGCTACCTCGGATCCGCCGTTCTGTACGCCGCCGCGATCGCCGTACCGGCCGTCGCCCACTACCGAGGCCGCCTGAACGCCGTGACAGCCTTCTGGTCCGCGTACGTCATCACCCGTCCCCTCGGCGCCTCGATCGCCGACTGGATGGCCGTGGGCCACAGCCGGGGCGGACTGGACCTGGGCCTCGGACCGGTCACCCTGTCCTGGACAGTGGCGATCCTCGGCTTTGTCGGCTACCTGGCCGTCTCCCGTACGGACGTCCGGAGCACGCCCACGCCCTGA
- a CDS encoding response regulator transcription factor encodes MTTVLIVDDQPLQRYGFHLLLDSVPETDVVGEAAHGADAVRKAAELRPDVILMDVRMPGMDGIEATRRITATGGRSRVLVLTTFDLDEYVHAALRAGASGFLLKDARPEELLAGIRAVADGDAVIAPALTRRLLDEYAQYVPAHRSDCAEDPRLSSLTDREREILVAVGKGWTNGEIAVRFVLSESTVKTHVGRVLAKIGARDRIQAVIFAYDHGLARPSVD; translated from the coding sequence ATGACCACCGTCCTCATCGTCGACGACCAGCCGCTCCAGCGCTACGGCTTCCACCTGCTCCTGGACTCCGTCCCCGAGACCGACGTCGTCGGCGAGGCCGCCCACGGCGCCGACGCCGTCCGCAAGGCCGCCGAACTACGCCCGGACGTCATCCTGATGGACGTCCGTATGCCCGGCATGGACGGCATCGAGGCCACCCGCCGGATCACCGCCACCGGCGGACGTTCGCGCGTCCTGGTGCTCACCACCTTCGACCTGGACGAATACGTCCACGCGGCACTCCGCGCCGGAGCCAGCGGGTTTCTCCTCAAGGACGCGCGTCCTGAGGAACTCCTCGCCGGTATCCGCGCCGTCGCCGACGGGGACGCGGTCATCGCGCCCGCCCTCACCCGCCGACTCCTGGACGAGTACGCCCAGTACGTCCCCGCCCACCGAAGCGACTGCGCCGAGGATCCGCGACTGAGCTCCCTCACCGACCGTGAGCGCGAGATCCTCGTCGCCGTCGGCAAGGGGTGGACCAACGGCGAGATCGCCGTCCGGTTCGTTCTGTCCGAGTCCACCGTCAAGACCCACGTCGGCCGGGTCCTGGCCAAGATCGGCGCCCGTGACCGCATCCAGGCCGTGATCTTCGCCTACGACCATGGGCTCGCCCGGCCCAGCGTGGACTGA
- a CDS encoding sensor histidine kinase yields MTTVSTDELGGMGPLVARLSRGGQRLRQADRTHPWVLDTAVVLLVFLAFCLPDLLHGGADDGDGPRRFRLAFTQLSVAGMLALQTGLVLPLLWRRRNPLAAFATSTAVFVLQWSLGAALRADIAVFVALYSLALHGRLRQLPWACAAMAGAMVLVAVRVSTAVSVWDALFFLLSTATAALALGLMVRIRRAQLAGLRERAARLEIERDQRSRLATATERTRVAREMHDIVGHNLSVIITLADAGAYTTDIAPERGKEALQLIGDTGRQALSELRRVLGVLREAGGGPSGGPELSPQPGILDLGALCTKVRTAGLEVVYRTSGDVDALDGGVQLTVYRIVQEALTNTLKHADTGTLVHLAIIVEDSRLTIRVQDSGPATPSGPPNEEGNGLVGMRERAALYGGTVSAGPTGAGGWSVEAVLDLTPQGGAR; encoded by the coding sequence CGGCAGGCCGACCGGACACATCCGTGGGTACTGGACACCGCGGTCGTGCTCCTCGTCTTCCTGGCGTTCTGCCTGCCCGACCTGCTCCACGGCGGTGCCGACGACGGCGACGGCCCGCGCAGGTTCCGGCTCGCCTTCACCCAACTGTCCGTCGCGGGAATGCTGGCGCTGCAGACCGGCCTCGTACTGCCCCTGCTGTGGCGGCGACGCAACCCCCTCGCCGCCTTCGCCACCAGCACGGCGGTGTTCGTCCTCCAGTGGTCCCTGGGCGCGGCGCTGCGCGCGGACATCGCCGTCTTCGTCGCCCTCTACAGCCTCGCCCTGCACGGGCGGCTGCGGCAGCTTCCGTGGGCCTGCGCGGCGATGGCGGGTGCCATGGTGCTGGTCGCGGTACGTGTGTCGACGGCCGTGTCCGTCTGGGACGCGCTGTTCTTCCTGCTGAGCACGGCGACCGCGGCCCTCGCGCTCGGTCTGATGGTCCGGATCCGCCGCGCCCAGCTCGCCGGACTGCGGGAGAGGGCCGCCCGGCTGGAGATCGAGCGAGACCAGCGCAGCAGGCTGGCCACGGCCACCGAACGCACCCGGGTCGCCCGCGAGATGCACGACATCGTCGGCCACAACCTGTCCGTCATCATCACGCTCGCCGACGCCGGCGCCTACACCACCGACATCGCCCCCGAACGGGGCAAAGAGGCCCTGCAACTCATCGGCGACACCGGCAGGCAGGCCCTCAGCGAGCTGCGGCGCGTGCTCGGCGTACTGCGCGAAGCCGGGGGAGGCCCATCGGGCGGCCCCGAACTCAGCCCGCAGCCCGGCATCCTGGACCTCGGCGCCCTGTGCACCAAGGTCCGCACCGCCGGACTGGAGGTCGTCTACCGGACCTCCGGTGACGTCGACGCCCTCGACGGCGGGGTCCAGCTGACGGTGTACCGCATCGTCCAGGAAGCCCTGACCAACACACTGAAGCACGCCGACACCGGCACCCTGGTGCATCTGGCGATCATCGTCGAGGACAGCCGGCTGACGATAAGGGTCCAGGACAGTGGTCCGGCCACACCGTCCGGCCCGCCGAACGAGGAAGGGAACGGCCTGGTGGGAATGCGGGAGAGAGCGGCTCTGTACGGCGGCACCGTCAGCGCGGGGCCGACGGGCGCCGGAGGATGGAGCGTCGAAGCCGTCCTCGACCTCACTCCCCAGGGCGGTGCCCGATGA